The genomic region CCTAGTAGACCTCTTGTGGTTAGGCTAACTTAGCTTTGGCCAAATGAACAGTGCGGAGACTGAAGGTTCCAGTGATGGAAGTGACGGGAATACTGCTAAGGTGAGGACTACATGCTAGGCTTATAAGAAATTTTCTTGCTACACCTTTGCACTTTGTTTCTGTTGATTTGATGCTTACATATACATGCATATTATGCACAAAATTGcaaatttaattgaaatcttCCCCCGTCTTATGTTCAGGCAAATCAAACCAGAAGGAAAAGAAGCCATGAGGAAACACCAACCACTGGTATGACTCTGTTCTTCACCAAGTATTAAATCTTGATGAACAATAGAGTTGGCCCGGTATTCAATAGTGTAGGATCACCTCACCATATACATGGCATGGCCcaatgtatcttttttttttttcaaagtcacATTCCCCCTTTCCTCTTTAAGCATTAGAAGAATCTCTTATTCCTAAAAATCTAGCACCCACAAGACCGTATCCCTAGGAAGGAGTACCATTAAGCTACATGGCCACTGGTAGCTAGTGTATCAATTAATGGGATCACTGGATTGGCCTCTTATACGGCATTGGAATTGCATTGTGCCTTCTCAGTTGTGTTGAGAACCTGCTTCTCTTAATGATACCTAGTAGTAAGCAACTAAGCATGCAATGACATGTTGGTTTTGATTATTGCATGCAAAAGAAGTTGGCAGTGACAGGGCTAGGGAGGGACAGAGTTGGGGAGCTTATTAACTTAATTGGGGAAGAGCATGAATGTTGGTGGTGATTTTAGGAAATATTATCAAGGGAACCAAACACAGAGGTGTCAATTAGTTCTCCATTTATGGTGTACAATCTTGCTATTAGTATAAGCTAACCAGTCTCTTTCCTTCTGGTGAATGGGAATATCATGTAATGCCTTTCAATGTTCAAAAGATTAGGCCTGACCGCTCATTTATGGGGTTTTAATGCAAGAATGGTCTGGAATGTTGACAAGTGATCATTTTGAGAAATTCCTCTTTGCATTTTCTTATGGTTTCATATTGCATTTAGGCTCTAGTTTCTTTCATATCTGATTGTCCTCTCTAAATGGTGGATGGTAATCACATGGGGTGCTTATTAACTTGATTGATGAAGAGCACTGAATGTTGGTGGTGATTTTAGGAAAAATATTGTTGAGAGAACCAATTAAAGATGTATCAGTTAGTTCTGCATTTAGTATTAGCTGAACCGTCTGTTTCCTTCTTGTTAACAGGATTATCATGTGATCATTTTTCAATGTTCAAAAGATTAGGCCTTACCACTCCTGTATGGGGTTTTCATGCCAGAATGATTTGGAATGATGATAAATATCATTTTGAGAAATTCCTCTTTGCAATGTCAAATGTTTTCATGTTGTGTTTAGGTTCTAGTTTGTTTCATATCTGATTGGTCTATCTGAATGGTGGATACCTAAATTTATCTTGCTTCAAACATAGAATAATTGgtatttttaatactatttgaaaaatatatttccaCTTGGGGGAAAACTTAGGTATGGTTCTTTAGGTGTTGTTAATTCGGTTCTCCATTTAAATTCAAAGACATGGTTGCATTGACTAATGAATTCCAAACAGTATTGTCTTTTCTAAggacaattaaattaaattagatatgtatttgtatttaattgttgaaGTTAGTGTAATGCACCTAAGAAATTGTATTTAAGTTTTGCTCTTCCATTTAAtactattttatgaaaatatcaatgaaatagagaaatgatatagGTGGTGATCCATTGTAATGAAAACGATTGCTTGTAGACAAACTGTGCATGGTAAAGAAGAAGCTCAGCTATTGAGTTGAATtcatgttttgatttttctgtttATTCAATCTGTATATGGGTCAGGCATTGGTGGCAAGACAGAGACACAGGCCAGTCCAGTTACTTCCAAGGAGGTCAATACAGCTTCAAATAAGGTCTTGGGTGCAGCTGTCACACCTGCTAGCGTTGCTGTAAATCTGGTTGGAAATGTTGTTTCCCCTGGCATGACAACATTGGAGTTCAGGAACACTCCTAACGCAAACACCAAGACAACAACTCCTAGTGTCCCTCAATCATGTACAGTACTGCCTTCTGAAGGGTGGCCACAGGTATAGTCTGCAAATTATGCTCTTTAGTTCTTCAGATTCTTTCCCCTCCCAGATTCATCTAGGATATGCTTCATTTTGTCAAAAGTTTGAATAATTCTACTGTTCAAAGTCTACAACTTCACCGTCTAAAGGCTTTGCTGGTCTAGTTGTAATCCTGATGATGGTTTGTTTTATATTGCTCAGAATGAAAGGGAGCTGAAACGAGAGAGGAGGAAACAGTCTAATCGAGAATCTGCTAGGAGGTCCAGGCTGAGGAAGCAGGTATAGAAATCTGTGTTTTTAGTacttaagagttaagaaagCCTGGTTACTCTTGTGTTGTTGGTCTGAACAATTATTTTGCAATAATCAAGGTCGGGCTAATACTTTGCAACCCTCCATACAGGCTGAAACTGAAGAACTTGCACATAAAGTTGAAACGTTGACTGCTGAGAATGGCGCAATAAAGTCTGAAATAGAACAATTGACTGATAACTCAGAGAAACTAAAGCTAGAGAATGCTACATTAATGGTAAATCCATATGCCATCGCTAATTTCCTTGTTGCATCTGAAATCAATTGgttttcaacttcttttgaGCCTGTTACTCTTGCTCCTACTTATGTATTGGTTTTCATATACAGGAGAAACTGAAAAAAGCACAACTAGGACAGAGAGAAGAGATTATTTTAAACAGCATTGATGGCAAGAGAACCCTACCTGTTAGTACAGAAAACCTTCTGTCAAGAGTTAATAATTCAGGGTCCATCGGTATAAGCATTGAGGAAAAGAGTGACATGTATGATAAGAACTCAAACTCTGGTGCCAAGCTGCATCAACTCTTAGATGCAAGTCCCAGGGCTGATGCTGTGGCAGCTGGATGATCTGGTCATCACGGAAACAGCATTACCACAGTTTTTTTAGTCATGTGGTGGTTTTGGCAATATTACAAGCCCAGAATTACTGCTAACAGTAAGCAGAAGAATGAAACAAACAACTGAATAGGATTGGTATTTGTGAAAAAGCAGACTCTAATTTTTACTTGTAAGTTAGCGTTTTCATGTCAGGAGACTCGGaactaatataattttatttagtatCCAGAGTGCGTGGATAGCCACTGAAAGGTAATGTACATTGAAGAGATTTAGAGATATGAGTTAGGGAAGGCCTACAATACGTATCTGTTTGTGGAGTTTTATGAAGTATGAACTAGTGATTTGGACCCTGTGTGGTACATGAATCAGAAGATTCAGAACAATCGGATGttatgttctctttttttttttttataattattataggAGATGTGTTGTGTTCTCTATCTTACGTACGATGACTTACTGCATTTTCATGGataaataaataagggtagGATAAATTGTTAGTTTAATCTTGAATAAATCTTATCCTGTTATACTAGATAAAGATGATTTTACTTTCAATTGGAATATCATTATGTTTATCTTAGAAAGCTATAAAGCAGGCTGAAAAAATGTAGCTACTGATCAAACGCTTCGTTTGTTTCGATgaaaaaccttattttttctatttattttgataaaaaaccttatccaaaaatagttttttgtgttttttggtattttttaacacacaaaaaattaggtcaaaagaaaactatttagttaaataaaaaactctattaaaaataagatttaatttttagaggttgtttttcacacaattatttttggaaaactCTCTATAGATGGTGTCTACTTTCTAATAATGTTTCCAATCAACTATCATTGTGATCCACTATAGCAAACTCCTGAATGCTTTATTTAGTAACAGATTCAGCAAATCACTAAACAAGGCTATGAAGCTAGTCTAGATGGTTTCTACAATTATTGAGGAAGTGCCATCTCATATGGTTAttgcgtaaaaaaaaaaaacaatttcaacctCATGGTGCTACATCAGATGGACAACaccaactttttatttttttggcataCCTTGATTACCTTTGGCTACTAcacataattataaaaaattatacaaacttttcctaattttttaatgtttatgtgCTATactactattatatatatatatatatatatatatatatatgtatatgataAATCGAGAGTTACAATAGGAAGGGGATTGAATTAAGGATGTCTCTATTAGAAACACTAAGAGataatacccaattgaactaaaaaattcttggctacatattattttatattgattATGTAGTTGGTTTACACTATATACATGTTTTgggttcataaaaaaaaatacatgttctGAATTATACAAGAAATGTTAGTGATTTTTTGTGtatactaaacaaaaaaaaaaaaaaaagtttctagtACATTTTATGGTTAAtaccaaacataagaaaataaaattattttctagaaaataattttttgaaaa from Castanea sativa cultivar Marrone di Chiusa Pesio chromosome 11, ASM4071231v1 harbors:
- the LOC142617639 gene encoding common plant regulatory factor 1-like isoform X2 → MGNNEEGKPTKSEKQSSPARLDQTNQTNVHVYPDWAAMQAYYGPRVAIPPYYNSTMASGHAPHPYMWGTPQPMMPPYGAPYAAIYPHGGLYAHPAVTLGSHSHGQGVPLSPAAVTPMSIETPTKSGNTDRGLMKKLKEFDGLAMSIGNGTAESLEGGAEHRLSQSAETEGSSDGSDGNTAKANQTRRKRSHEETPTTGIGGKTETQASPVTSKEVNTASNKVLGAAVTPASVAVNLVGNVVSPGMTTLEFRNTPNANTKTTTPSVPQSCTVLPSEGWPQNERELKRERRKQSNRESARRSRLRKQAETEELAHKVETLTAENGAIKSEIEQLTDNSEKLKLENATLMEKLKKAQLGQREEIILNSIDGKRTLPVSTENLLSRVNNSGSIGISIEEKSDMYDKNSNSGAKLHQLLDASPRADAVAAG
- the LOC142617639 gene encoding common plant regulatory factor 1-like isoform X1, translated to MGNNEEGKPTKSEKQSSPARLDQTNQTNVHVYPDWAAMQAYYGPRVAIPPYYNSTMASGHAPHPYMWGTPQPMMPPYGAPYAAIYPHGGLYAHPAVTLGSHSHGQGVPLSPAQAVTPMSIETPTKSGNTDRGLMKKLKEFDGLAMSIGNGTAESLEGGAEHRLSQSAETEGSSDGSDGNTAKANQTRRKRSHEETPTTGIGGKTETQASPVTSKEVNTASNKVLGAAVTPASVAVNLVGNVVSPGMTTLEFRNTPNANTKTTTPSVPQSCTVLPSEGWPQNERELKRERRKQSNRESARRSRLRKQAETEELAHKVETLTAENGAIKSEIEQLTDNSEKLKLENATLMEKLKKAQLGQREEIILNSIDGKRTLPVSTENLLSRVNNSGSIGISIEEKSDMYDKNSNSGAKLHQLLDASPRADAVAAG